CTTTCGATTCAATTCTTAAGGATTTGATAATATAGTCGATGTAATCATCCGCAATATTTATCTTATCTTCAATGAATCCTAATTTGGATAAGAAATCATTATTCTGAATAATATCGCGTATTTTTAGAATATCTCCTTTTGATAAGGATGTACTTCCGTAGCAAATTTTTAGACCATTATATTTAGCAGGAAGATGGCTTGCTGTTACCATAGCTCCAAAACCTTTAATAGTTCTTGTAACACTATAATAGAGTACTGGTACAGGAACCATCCCAAGATTATATACCCTACATCCAGTTGAAACAAGTCCCTGAATAAATGCTTGAGCAAAGTCACTGGATGAAGGTCGAGTATCAAATCCTACATAGATTTCGTCCTGACCTTGTTGTTGAATAAATGTTCCGTAGCCTTTCCCAAGTAAATAGTATATATTATTAGTAAGATCGACTTCGACTAGACCGCGAATATCATTACTTCGGAAGATATTTTCTGGAATAGCAGTATTCATTACTTATCCTTTTCATTCAGAGAAGAAAGTACATTATCTTGTTTTACAAAGAATCGACTTTTATCAGGAATATCTTGATCAACAATTGTTCCTGGTCCTATAATACATTCTTCTCCTATCTTTATTCCAGGCATTAGTGCAGCATTGATACCAATGAATGTTCCAGCCCCTATCATAGCACCCAACTTATCTCTTTCTGTATCAATACGATCACCCTTTATAGCGGAATAGATATTTTTATAGTCTACTCTAAGATTTGCAGTGATCGAACCAGCAGCCAAATTAATATATTGTCCTGGCCTATTATCGGCAAGAATACTATCAAGCGCTTTACTACTATGTAGTCTAGCTCCTTGACCTATGTAACTTCTGTTAACTTCTGATCCTAGTCCAATCTCACAATTACTGCCTATCATTGAATGGCGCACTTGCGCAAATTGCCCAATTAAAGATCCTTTACCAATATATACCGGTCCTCTAATATCAGCTCCTTTGAAAATTCTTACTCCATCCTCAATGATGACAGGTCCGACAATATTGGCCCCATCTTCAATTTTCGCACTTTGCGATATATAGCTCTCATGCATAATATGTAAATAGTAATCCATAGCACGTAAGATATGCCAAGGATACTTTATTGGATTCCATGAACCATTATATGGTACAGCTTTATATGATGATTTCTTCATCATCTTCGCCATGGCACGTTCATAATGGTCGTCTGTCTTTATAGAAGAATCTTTGTATTCATTATCGATATAATATAATAACTCATCTAGATTAGGGTGTATATGTGCTACTATATTAACAAGATCGCTTGGTTCTAAACCCGGCTTTGGTTTTTCAACGATATCCATTATCGTCATATTTCCATCTACTACAAGATATCCACCAGGAAAATAACTTTTTACTTTATAAGCAGCAATCCAGGTTGCTGTTTGATCTGTATTGAAGGATTGAAGTAGGGAATGATGGAATGAAGAATCAAAAATGTCATGTACTTGACACAGATAAATTGGAAATGTTCCTGAAATTGGTTTTAAGCTAAGGAGAGCGTCTCCCATACCTTTTTGATTAGATTGAATAGTCACCTTAAAATCTATATTGCGATACTGTATACTTAATGTTGATAGAATTTCTTCAATAGATGATTTATTGCTAATATTGCAGATGACTACAATATTAGTGAATCCTAGGGTAATATATATATCCAACTGCTGTTCAAGTAATGATTTTCCCAAAAAATTTACTAACGACTTATCCTTGATAGGCCATAACCGTGAGCTAGACCCTGCCGCCAGTATAACCAACATTGGCATATTCCTGTTAATCATTAAACCACCT
The DNA window shown above is from Chloroflexota bacterium and carries:
- a CDS encoding NTP transferase domain-containing protein gives rise to the protein MLVILAAGSSSRLWPIKDKSLVNFLGKSLLEQQLDIYITLGFTNIVVICNISNKSSIEEILSTLSIQYRNIDFKVTIQSNQKGMGDALLSLKPISGTFPIYLCQVHDIFDSSFHHSLLQSFNTDQTATWIAAYKVKSYFPGGYLVVDGNMTIMDIVEKPKPGLEPSDLVNIVAHIHPNLDELLYYIDNEYKDSSIKTDDHYERAMAKMMKKSSYKAVPYNGSWNPIKYPWHILRAMDYYLHIMHESYISQSAKIEDGANIVGPVIIEDGVRIFKGADIRGPVYIGKGSLIGQFAQVRHSMIGSNCEIGLGSEVNRSYIGQGARLHSSKALDSILADNRPGQYINLAAGSITANLRVDYKNIYSAIKGDRIDTERDKLGAMIGAGTFIGINAALMPGIKIGEECIIGPGTIVDQDIPDKSRFFVKQDNVLSSLNEKDK